A region of Streptomyces deccanensis DNA encodes the following proteins:
- a CDS encoding pilus assembly protein TadG-related protein, translating into MKGPRRFDDRGSTLPLYIWLTAILLFTALAFFAFAQAASARSGAQSAADAAALAAAQQARDELLLDLGDAIGAGDVDWLDWIDLSGGLPDGGDATTAAAELAAQNDSTLQGGAQPTEVGGDPGFQVDVVTDYTVGDSIIPGTEDMTATARAVAVIQPRCDFDVSANPAKPVTLDCDGVPVDIDPGDFDPDDLPDASVMFSVRLAQ; encoded by the coding sequence CTGAAAGGCCCACGGCGGTTCGACGATCGTGGGTCCACCCTTCCCCTCTACATCTGGCTGACGGCGATCCTGCTCTTCACGGCGTTGGCCTTCTTCGCGTTCGCTCAAGCCGCGTCCGCCCGCAGCGGTGCCCAGTCTGCGGCGGACGCTGCGGCGTTGGCAGCGGCACAGCAGGCGCGAGACGAACTGTTGCTGGACCTGGGGGACGCCATCGGCGCGGGCGATGTCGACTGGCTGGACTGGATCGACCTGTCCGGAGGCCTCCCCGACGGGGGCGACGCCACCACCGCGGCGGCTGAGCTGGCCGCACAGAACGACTCGACCCTCCAAGGCGGGGCCCAGCCCACTGAAGTGGGCGGCGACCCGGGATTCCAGGTCGACGTGGTGACGGACTACACCGTGGGCGATTCGATCATTCCCGGTACCGAGGACATGACAGCCACGGCTCGGGCGGTCGCCGTCATCCAGCCGCGCTGCGACTTCGACGTGAGCGCCAACCCCGCCAAGCCCGTCACCCTGGACTGCGACGGTGTACCGGTGGACATCGACCCCGGAGATTTCGATCCGGACGACCTTCCCGACGCGTCTGTGATGTTCTCTGTGCGTCTGGCCCAGTGA
- a CDS encoding OmpA family protein: MTVLTPRLTAALAVLAALTLAVPSQTAAADDPSEPPGTVTTSPPPEVDANSPGLKLAQGATLAPAKVLDIKSVVEDLGGEERREDTNENVTFALQAEVLFPKDSAKLNPQARSRIQTIAEEIKKQSAGTVRVFGFTDNLGSYAHGLTLSKKRAEAVHDLLAADLGGNITFEVRGYSEDYPIADNSSEEGRKKNRRVEVSFPRTTTAPETASDTGGNGEES; encoded by the coding sequence ATGACCGTCCTCACCCCACGGCTCACCGCGGCCCTGGCCGTCCTCGCCGCCCTCACCCTCGCGGTGCCCTCCCAGACCGCCGCCGCCGACGACCCCAGCGAACCCCCCGGCACAGTCACCACATCCCCACCCCCGGAGGTCGACGCGAACAGCCCGGGCCTCAAGCTCGCGCAGGGAGCCACGCTCGCCCCCGCCAAGGTCCTGGACATCAAGTCGGTCGTGGAGGACCTCGGCGGCGAGGAGCGCCGCGAGGACACCAACGAGAACGTGACGTTCGCACTCCAGGCGGAGGTCCTCTTCCCGAAGGACAGCGCGAAGCTCAACCCGCAGGCCCGCTCCCGCATCCAGACGATCGCGGAGGAGATCAAGAAGCAGAGCGCGGGCACGGTCCGCGTCTTCGGCTTCACCGACAACCTCGGCTCGTACGCCCACGGCCTGACCCTCTCCAAGAAGCGCGCCGAGGCCGTCCACGACCTCCTCGCCGCCGACCTGGGCGGCAACATCACCTTCGAGGTACGCGGCTACAGCGAGGACTACCCGATCGCCGACAACTCCTCGGAGGAGGGCCGCAAGAAGAACCGCCGCGTCGAGGTGTCCTTCCCCCGCACCACGACGGCCCCGGAGACCGCCTCCGACACCGGTGGCAACGGCGAGGAGAGCTGA
- a CDS encoding HEAT repeat domain-containing protein: protein MEPLGRAARDDDEAAVRALLDGGADVNGRSPGGLTALMLAAGAGAHHAADALRENGAYVALRDEHGRSALDFAQEGAERHPDEPGYLMIVTDLEKYFGRRADFATTMERAIRFGDPQNDIWFRATWTLDGWADDETVAGAETALNSAQAPERYFAADLLSFFCLYNASLRNGVHRTRQAAALLRARMAVEEHPAVLGLVIRGLVRQAGFADDAPGILRYAGHPHPEVRAAVAYAVEASSDPKDREASRTALEVLLALARDPCAEVRGHAVATLSHLFDPAVPVPAVHTALRRALYDPDPSVVHDAACALGKLGGGRPLPFRAEQILVRRYLDEPRETRSYERAYRVIERWPRERLWDVRDSLPDEPE, encoded by the coding sequence TTGGAGCCGCTGGGACGGGCCGCGCGGGACGACGACGAGGCGGCGGTCAGGGCCCTTCTCGACGGCGGTGCCGATGTCAACGGGCGGTCGCCCGGCGGCCTGACCGCGTTGATGCTGGCGGCGGGAGCCGGTGCCCACCACGCGGCGGACGCTCTGCGGGAGAACGGGGCGTACGTGGCGCTGCGGGACGAACACGGCCGCAGCGCGCTCGACTTCGCGCAGGAGGGTGCCGAGCGGCACCCGGACGAGCCCGGATATCTGATGATCGTCACCGATCTGGAGAAGTACTTCGGCAGACGGGCCGACTTCGCGACGACAATGGAACGGGCGATCCGGTTCGGTGACCCGCAGAACGACATCTGGTTCCGGGCCACCTGGACCCTGGACGGCTGGGCGGACGACGAGACGGTGGCGGGGGCGGAGACGGCACTGAACAGTGCCCAGGCGCCCGAACGGTACTTCGCGGCCGACCTGCTGAGCTTCTTCTGCCTCTACAACGCCTCCCTGCGCAACGGCGTCCACCGGACGCGGCAGGCGGCGGCTCTGCTGCGGGCGCGGATGGCGGTCGAGGAGCATCCGGCCGTCCTCGGGCTCGTCATCCGGGGGCTGGTGCGGCAGGCCGGTTTCGCCGACGACGCCCCGGGCATCCTGCGGTACGCCGGTCATCCGCACCCCGAGGTCCGCGCGGCGGTCGCCTACGCGGTGGAGGCGTCCTCGGATCCGAAGGACCGCGAGGCCTCCCGTACGGCCCTGGAGGTGCTGCTCGCCCTGGCTCGCGATCCGTGCGCCGAGGTACGCGGCCACGCGGTGGCGACCCTGTCCCACCTCTTCGACCCCGCCGTGCCGGTTCCCGCCGTGCACACGGCCCTGCGTCGCGCTCTGTACGACCCAGACCCGTCCGTGGTCCATGACGCGGCCTGCGCGCTGGGCAAGCTCGGCGGCGGGCGTCCGCTGCCCTTCCGCGCCGAGCAGATCCTCGTACGGCGGTATCTCGACGAGCCGCGTGAGACCCGGTCTTACGAGCGTGCGTACCGGGTCATCGAGCGGTGGCCCCGGGAGCGGTTGTGGGACGTGCGGGATTCGTTGCCGGATGAGCCGGAGTGA
- a CDS encoding dihydrofolate reductase family protein, with protein MRKLVLMMSVSLDGYMEGPNREIDWHLVDDELHTHFNDVLRDMGVFLEGRVTYELMDAYWPTADRDPDTPRPVADFAEIWRNKPKLVYSRTLRHGDRHTTIVREVVARDIEALKAQGGGDLVVGGAELAAEFMRHDLVDEYRVYVHPVLLGAGKRLFPAADTAAPTALRLVETRTFGNGVVLLRHERPRHDRP; from the coding sequence ATGCGCAAGCTCGTCCTGATGATGTCCGTGTCCCTCGACGGCTACATGGAGGGCCCGAACCGCGAGATCGACTGGCACCTGGTCGACGACGAACTGCACACGCACTTCAACGACGTCCTCAGGGACATGGGCGTCTTCCTCGAAGGCCGCGTCACCTACGAGCTGATGGACGCCTACTGGCCCACGGCCGACCGGGACCCCGACACCCCGCGCCCCGTCGCCGACTTCGCCGAGATCTGGCGGAACAAGCCGAAGCTGGTCTACTCCCGCACCCTGCGCCACGGGGACCGGCACACGACGATCGTCCGGGAGGTCGTCGCGCGGGACATCGAGGCGCTCAAGGCACAGGGCGGCGGTGACCTGGTCGTGGGCGGCGCCGAACTGGCGGCCGAGTTCATGCGCCACGACCTGGTCGACGAGTACCGCGTCTACGTCCACCCCGTGCTCCTGGGAGCCGGCAAGCGACTCTTCCCGGCGGCCGACACCGCGGCCCCGACCGCCCTGCGCCTGGTCGAGACCCGCACCTTCGGCAACGGAGTGGTCCTCCTCCGCCACGAACGCCCCCGCCACGACAGGCCCTAG
- a CDS encoding AI-2E family transporter, whose translation MSRVPGWLGRLGAGLSGWGERLERRRAEMEAESEADSESGARSESGTKGPAGPGASGSPSPAEAGGSTGSEGSAGSAGSKKSAGSAGSQGRATAPVLYSRPDPASAVPWGMRVAAEAGWRLLVLAGTVWVLMRVISSVRLLVLSFTAALLVTAVLQPTVARLTRLGVPRGLATALTAALGFIVMGLIGWFVTWQVMENIDDLSDQIQDGIDELQRWLLDSPFHVTENQINDIAKNLREAVSNNTDTITSAGLEGVTVIVEALTGILLTMFSTLFLLYDGKRIWQWALKLVPTAARPGVADAGPRAWRTLTAYVRGTVVVALIDAIFIGLGIYFLDVPMAVPLAVFIFLFSFIPLVGAVVSGALAVVVALVTQGVFTAVMTLVVVLAVQQIEGHILQPFILGRAVRVHPLAVVLAVAAGGMVAGIGGAVVAVPLVAVTNTVVVSLRAYADEHGRDVRDSA comes from the coding sequence ATGTCGCGAGTTCCAGGGTGGCTCGGCCGGCTCGGCGCCGGACTCAGCGGGTGGGGCGAGCGGTTGGAGCGACGCCGGGCGGAGATGGAGGCGGAGTCGGAGGCGGATTCCGAGTCGGGGGCGCGGTCGGAGTCGGGGACGAAGGGGCCGGCCGGCCCGGGTGCCTCCGGTTCGCCTTCGCCTGCTGAGGCGGGCGGCTCCACGGGTTCCGAGGGATCTGCGGGGTCTGCGGGGTCCAAGAAATCTGCGGGGTCTGCCGGGTCTCAGGGTCGGGCGACCGCTCCCGTTCTCTACAGTCGTCCGGATCCCGCGTCGGCGGTGCCCTGGGGTATGCGGGTGGCCGCCGAGGCCGGATGGCGGCTGCTCGTGCTCGCGGGCACCGTCTGGGTGTTGATGCGGGTCATCAGCTCGGTACGGCTGCTGGTGCTGTCGTTCACCGCCGCGCTGCTCGTCACCGCCGTGCTCCAGCCGACCGTGGCACGGCTGACCCGGCTCGGCGTACCGCGCGGCCTCGCCACGGCGCTGACCGCCGCCCTCGGCTTCATCGTCATGGGGCTGATCGGCTGGTTCGTCACGTGGCAGGTCATGGAGAACATCGACGATCTCTCCGACCAGATCCAGGACGGCATCGACGAGTTGCAGCGCTGGCTGCTCGACAGCCCGTTCCATGTCACCGAGAACCAGATCAACGACATCGCCAAGAACCTCCGCGAGGCGGTCAGCAACAACACGGACACGATCACCTCGGCGGGGCTGGAGGGCGTGACCGTCATCGTCGAGGCGCTCACCGGCATCCTCCTGACGATGTTCTCCACGCTGTTCCTCCTGTACGACGGCAAGAGGATCTGGCAGTGGGCCCTGAAACTGGTGCCCACGGCGGCCCGGCCGGGGGTCGCCGACGCGGGGCCGCGCGCCTGGCGGACGTTGACCGCGTACGTGCGCGGCACGGTGGTCGTGGCGCTGATCGACGCGATCTTCATCGGTCTGGGGATCTACTTCCTGGACGTGCCGATGGCGGTCCCGCTGGCCGTGTTCATCTTCCTGTTCTCCTTCATCCCGTTGGTGGGTGCGGTCGTCTCGGGCGCGCTGGCGGTGGTCGTGGCCCTGGTGACCCAGGGCGTGTTCACGGCCGTCATGACCTTGGTCGTGGTGCTCGCCGTGCAGCAGATCGAGGGGCACATCCTCCAGCCGTTCATCCTCGGCCGGGCCGTCCGGGTGCATCCCCTGGCCGTGGTGCTGGCGGTCGCCGCCGGTGGCATGGTCGCGGGGATCGGCGGCGCGGTGGTGGCCGTGCCCCTGGTCGCGGTCACCAACACGGTGGTGGTGTCGCTACGGGCGTACGCGGACGAGCACGGGCGGGACGTGCGCGACAGCGCCTAG
- a CDS encoding transglycosylase SLT domain-containing protein encodes MSRISVRGFAVASATAVTAVGSVVGVASGSTAQTTDDAEAVANDTTLLADIPVGQQAQVQTASLTAQADAQAIAADASARKDAEETARKKAARDAIDKQKAAEKAEQERKAKEAAEAEAKSKSAAAGSLGDIPVQSSYTIAEIQAMAKAVVAGDQWTCFSNIVDHESSWNYKAVNPSSGAYGLFQALPAGKYSSAGSDWQTNPATQIKWGLNYMESRYGSPCEAWAFWQANKWY; translated from the coding sequence GTGAGCCGGATTTCGGTCCGGGGATTCGCAGTGGCCTCGGCCACCGCGGTCACCGCAGTCGGCAGTGTCGTCGGAGTTGCCTCGGGCAGCACCGCCCAGACCACTGACGACGCCGAGGCGGTCGCGAACGACACCACGTTGCTCGCCGACATACCCGTGGGCCAGCAGGCCCAGGTGCAGACCGCGTCCCTGACTGCTCAGGCCGACGCCCAGGCCATCGCCGCCGACGCGAGCGCCCGCAAGGACGCCGAGGAGACCGCCCGTAAGAAGGCGGCCCGGGACGCGATCGACAAGCAGAAGGCGGCGGAGAAGGCCGAGCAGGAGCGCAAGGCGAAGGAAGCGGCGGAGGCCGAGGCCAAGTCGAAGTCCGCCGCCGCCGGCTCGCTCGGTGACATCCCCGTGCAGAGCTCGTACACCATCGCCGAGATCCAGGCGATGGCGAAGGCGGTCGTGGCCGGCGACCAGTGGACGTGCTTCAGCAACATCGTGGACCACGAGTCCAGCTGGAACTACAAGGCGGTCAACCCCTCCTCGGGTGCCTACGGTCTCTTCCAGGCGCTGCCCGCCGGCAAGTACTCCTCCGCCGGTTCCGACTGGCAGACCAACCCCGCCACACAGATCAAGTGGGGCCTGAACTACATGGAATCGCGCTACGGCAGCCCGTGCGAGGCCTGGGCGTTCTGGCAGGCCAACAAGTGGTACTAG
- a CDS encoding PhoH family protein translates to MVTSTKRRMPDRRTYVLDTSVLLADPNALNRFDEHEVVLPIVVVTELEAKRHHPELGYFARQALRLLDEFRVRFGRLDAPIPIGDLGGTVRVELNHSDPSVLPSGYRLGDNDSRILAVARNLQAEGFDVTVVSKDLPLRIKASSVGLLAEEYRAELAITDASGWTGMSELTLSGEQVDILFEEGSIHVPEASTLPVHTGLTIQSERGKALGRVTPDGNIRLVRGDREAFGIKGRSAEQRIALDLLLDPDVGILSMGGRAGTGKSALALCAGLEAVLERRQHQKVMVFRPLYAVGGQELGYLPGSESEKMSPWAQAVFDTLSAVTSREVIEEVTARGMLEVLPLTHIRGRSLHDAFVIVDEAQSLERNVLLTVLSRIGANSRVVLTHDVAQRDNLRVGRYDGVVAVVEKLKGHPLFAHVTLTRSERSQIAALVTEMLEDGQI, encoded by the coding sequence GTGGTGACCAGCACAAAGCGCCGTATGCCAGACCGGCGCACCTACGTTCTCGACACCAGCGTCCTGCTGGCCGACCCGAATGCTTTGAACCGCTTCGACGAGCACGAAGTCGTGCTGCCGATCGTGGTGGTCACGGAGCTGGAGGCGAAGAGGCACCATCCCGAACTCGGCTACTTCGCCCGGCAGGCCCTGCGGCTGCTCGACGAGTTCCGGGTCCGGTTCGGCCGCCTGGACGCCCCCATCCCGATCGGGGACCTCGGCGGCACCGTACGGGTCGAGCTCAACCACTCGGATCCCAGCGTGCTGCCGAGCGGCTACCGCCTGGGGGACAACGACTCCCGGATCCTCGCGGTCGCCCGCAACCTGCAGGCCGAGGGCTTCGACGTCACGGTGGTGTCGAAGGACCTCCCCCTCAGGATCAAGGCGTCCTCCGTGGGCCTCCTCGCCGAGGAGTACCGCGCGGAGCTGGCCATCACGGACGCCTCCGGCTGGACCGGGATGTCCGAGCTGACCCTGTCGGGCGAACAGGTCGACATCCTCTTCGAGGAAGGCTCGATCCACGTCCCCGAGGCGAGCACACTCCCCGTCCACACCGGTCTGACGATCCAGTCGGAGCGCGGCAAGGCGCTCGGCCGGGTGACGCCCGACGGCAACATCCGTCTGGTGCGCGGCGACCGGGAGGCGTTCGGCATCAAGGGGCGCAGCGCCGAGCAGCGCATCGCGCTGGATCTGCTGCTCGACCCGGACGTGGGCATCCTGTCCATGGGCGGCCGGGCCGGCACCGGCAAGTCGGCGCTCGCGCTGTGCGCGGGTCTGGAGGCCGTGCTCGAACGGCGCCAGCACCAGAAGGTGATGGTCTTCCGGCCGCTGTACGCGGTGGGCGGGCAGGAGCTCGGCTATCTGCCCGGTTCCGAGTCCGAGAAGATGAGCCCCTGGGCGCAGGCGGTCTTCGACACCCTCTCCGCGGTCACCAGCCGCGAGGTCATCGAGGAGGTCACCGCGCGCGGCATGCTGGAGGTTCTGCCGCTCACCCACATCCGCGGCCGTTCCCTGCACGACGCGTTCGTGATCGTGGACGAGGCACAGTCCCTGGAGCGGAACGTCCTGTTGACCGTTCTGTCCCGGATCGGGGCGAATTCACGGGTCGTTCTGACCCATGATGTCGCCCAGCGCGACAACCTGCGCGTCGGTCGCTACGACGGTGTCGTCGCCGTGGTGGAGAAGCTGAAGGGTCATCCCCTCTTCGCCCACGTCACGTTGACGAGGTCCGAACGGTCCCAGATCGCGGCCCTTGTGACCGAAATGCTGGAGGACGGGCAGATTTAA
- a CDS encoding isoprenyl transferase — protein MNLRDTLRGLLVRVYARRVEGHLDHAQVPEHIGVIVDGSRRWAKAAGSTTVQGHQAGADKIEEFLGWCTETDVKVVTLWLLSTDNFNRPKEELVPLLGIIEDTVRSLAADGRWRVHHVGALDLLSPGMQRALKEAEEATADVDGILVNVAIGYGGRQEIADAVRSMIQDAQDRGTSMEELAENVSVDLIGSHLYTVDQPDPDLVIRTSGEQRLSGFMLWQTAHSEYYFCDVFWPAFRKVDFLRALRDYAARHRRYGG, from the coding sequence GTGAACCTGCGCGACACACTGCGCGGCCTGCTGGTCAGGGTCTACGCACGCAGGGTCGAGGGCCACCTCGACCACGCCCAGGTGCCCGAGCACATCGGCGTGATCGTGGACGGCAGCCGCCGCTGGGCGAAGGCCGCGGGCTCCACCACGGTGCAGGGCCACCAGGCGGGGGCCGACAAGATCGAGGAATTCCTCGGCTGGTGCACCGAGACGGATGTGAAGGTCGTCACTCTCTGGCTGCTCTCCACCGACAACTTCAACCGGCCGAAGGAAGAGCTCGTCCCGCTGCTCGGGATCATCGAGGACACCGTCCGCTCCCTCGCCGCCGACGGCCGCTGGCGCGTGCACCACGTCGGGGCACTGGACCTGCTCTCCCCCGGGATGCAGCGCGCGCTCAAGGAGGCCGAGGAGGCCACCGCGGACGTCGACGGGATACTGGTCAACGTGGCCATCGGGTACGGCGGCCGCCAGGAGATCGCCGACGCCGTCCGGTCGATGATCCAGGACGCGCAGGACCGGGGCACCTCGATGGAGGAGCTCGCCGAGAACGTCTCCGTGGACCTGATCGGCAGCCACCTCTACACCGTCGACCAGCCCGACCCCGATCTGGTGATCCGTACGAGCGGCGAGCAGCGGCTGTCCGGATTCATGCTCTGGCAGACCGCCCACTCCGAGTACTACTTCTGCGACGTCTTCTGGCCAGCCTTCCGGAAGGTGGACTTCCTGCGTGCCCTGCGGGACTACGCGGCGCGCCACCGGCGCTACGGAGGCTGA
- a CDS encoding class I SAM-dependent methyltransferase, which yields MTSLPSPAFARRTFEELVAEGDAVPTEGWDFSWFEGRATEARPSWGYARGMAERLGRASAALDIQTGGGEVLASAPRFPPVTVATEGWPPNVAKATALLHPRGAVVVACDQDAPLPFADGAFDLVTSRHPVRAHWSEIARVLRPGGTYFAQHVGPSSVFELVEHFTGPLPEENRNARHPDGERADAEAAGLEIVDLRAERLRMEFHDIGAVVHFLKKVVWMVPGFTVEAYLPQLRSLHERIEAEGRFVAYSARHLFEARRPVAG from the coding sequence ATGACCTCCCTCCCCTCCCCCGCCTTCGCACGCCGCACCTTCGAAGAACTCGTCGCCGAGGGCGATGCCGTACCCACCGAGGGGTGGGACTTCTCGTGGTTCGAGGGGCGGGCCACGGAGGCCCGGCCCTCGTGGGGGTACGCGCGAGGGATGGCCGAGCGGCTCGGGCGGGCCTCGGCGGCGCTGGACATCCAGACCGGGGGCGGTGAGGTGCTCGCTTCCGCTCCCCGGTTTCCGCCGGTGACCGTGGCCACGGAGGGGTGGCCGCCGAACGTCGCGAAGGCGACCGCGCTGCTGCACCCCCGAGGAGCGGTGGTGGTGGCCTGTGACCAGGACGCGCCGCTGCCGTTCGCCGACGGGGCGTTCGACCTTGTCACCAGCAGGCACCCGGTACGTGCGCACTGGTCGGAGATCGCCCGGGTGCTGCGGCCCGGCGGCACGTACTTCGCGCAGCACGTGGGGCCCAGCAGCGTCTTCGAACTGGTCGAGCACTTCACCGGCCCGCTGCCGGAGGAGAACCGCAACGCCCGCCACCCGGACGGGGAACGGGCCGACGCGGAGGCGGCCGGCCTGGAGATCGTGGATCTGCGGGCCGAGCGGCTGCGGATGGAGTTCCACGACATCGGGGCGGTCGTGCACTTCCTGAAGAAGGTCGTCTGGATGGTGCCCGGCTTCACCGTCGAGGCGTACCTCCCCCAGCTCCGCTCGCTGCACGAGCGGATCGAGGCCGAGGGCCGCTTCGTCGCGTACAGCGCCCGCCATCTGTTCGAGGCCCGCAGGCCGGTGGCCGGCTGA
- a CDS encoding carboxymuconolactone decarboxylase family protein, translating into MSLDTLRSLIPDYAKDLRRNFDAVLGDSELSAQRLWGTVLATAIASRSAIVLRELAPEARARLSPEAYTAAKSAAAAMALSNVFFRTRHLLSDHEYGALRTGLRMNVIGDPGVAKVDYEVWALAVSAINGCGACLDSHERVLRGAGVSRETVQEAFRVASVVQAVGVTVEAEAVLSE; encoded by the coding sequence ATGTCGCTCGACACCCTGAGGTCCCTGATTCCGGACTACGCCAAGGACCTCCGCCGGAATTTCGACGCCGTCCTCGGTGACTCGGAGCTGTCGGCGCAGCGGTTGTGGGGCACGGTGCTGGCCACGGCGATCGCCTCGCGTTCGGCGATCGTGCTGCGCGAGCTGGCGCCGGAGGCGAGGGCGCGGCTGTCGCCCGAGGCGTACACCGCGGCGAAGTCCGCGGCCGCGGCGATGGCGTTGAGCAACGTGTTCTTCCGTACGAGGCATCTGCTGTCCGACCACGAGTACGGCGCTCTGCGGACGGGGCTGCGGATGAACGTCATCGGCGATCCGGGCGTGGCCAAGGTCGACTACGAGGTGTGGGCGCTGGCCGTGTCCGCGATCAATGGGTGCGGGGCGTGTCTGGACTCGCACGAGCGGGTGCTGCGCGGGGCCGGTGTGAGCCGGGAGACCGTGCAGGAGGCGTTCCGGGTCGCTTCGGTGGTGCAGGCGGTGGGGGTCACGGTGGAGGCGGAGGCGGTTCTCTCCGAGTAA